A window from Oligoflexia bacterium encodes these proteins:
- a CDS encoding sortase: MLTTSCMLISACGDGISFQQLPSTKKLTEDKPVMSPTPTPTPTPTPTPTPTPTPTPTPTPTPTPTPTP, encoded by the coding sequence GTGTTGACGACATCTTGCATGCTGATTTCAGCTTGTGGTGATGGAATTAGCTTTCAACAATTGCCTTCAACCAAAAAATTAACTGAAGACAAACCCGTAATGAGTCCAACACCAACACCAACACCAACACCAACACCAACACCAACACCAACACCAACACCAACACCAACACCAACACCAACACCAACACCAACACCAACACCA